In Bradyrhizobium guangxiense, the genomic window GCTGGACAGCATCTCAAGAAGGTGTCCCTCGAACTTGGCGGCAAGAACTCACTTATCATCCTAGACGACGCAGATCTGGATACCGCCGTTCGTGCCGCCGCCTTTTCGGCGTTCTTTCATCAAGGACAAGTTTGCATGAGCGCTGGACGCATTCTCGTGCAGAGAAACATCTTCGACGCTTTCAGCGATGCGCTCGTCAGATATGCGAAGACTTTGAAAGTTGGCAACCCTCTCGACCCTTCCGTTGCCCTCGGTCCGATGATCAATCAGCATCAGCTAAATCATGCACTAACCCTGATTGACCGCTCCGTCACCGAGGGAGCTCGGCTGCTAACGGGAGGCAAGGCGGAGGGCCTGTTTCTTCAGCCCTCCGTGCTGGCGGAGATCTCACCCACCAATCCGGCCTATCGTGACGAGCTCTTCGCTCCGGTCGCGGTGCTTGTCCCATTTGAGACGGATGTACAGGCCGGGCAAATGGCGAATGATACCGAATATGGGCTCTCTGCTGTGATCATCTCGCGCAACATCGGCAGGGCAATGGCAATTGGCGAGCAATTACGAACGGGTTTGCTACACATCAATGATCAGACGATCAACGACGATGTGGTCAATCCCTTCGGCGGCTCCGGCACATCGGGCAATGGCACATCGATCGGCGGTATCGCTAACTGGGAAGAGTTCACTCAATGGCAATGGGTGACGATCAAAGCTGAGCTGCAGCCCTATTCACTCTAAACTCGACACTCGATCACTGACTGAATGACCAATGCGCCCGTGGCGCTGATTGT contains:
- a CDS encoding benzaldehyde dehydrogenase, with product MKEMVSDNIVAGSVLTGQFFTGEWSSSKSAFEAVEPATGAVIGKVGLASAVDIGSASANARQAQVSWAATAPDARENILLKACEVGERYRDDIVTWIMRESGAVRLKAEIELAGTLKAIRLAAAMPSQAQGNVLPSPGGRISFVRRRPLGVIGVISPFNFPLYLAERAIAPALAVGNAVVVKPDLRTAICGGFVIARLFELAGVPKGVLQVLPGREDAGEALCKDPNVAMIQFTGSSRAGRMVGQVAGQHLKKVSLELGGKNSLIILDDADLDTAVRAAAFSAFFHQGQVCMSAGRILVQRNIFDAFSDALVRYAKTLKVGNPLDPSVALGPMINQHQLNHALTLIDRSVTEGARLLTGGKAEGLFLQPSVLAEISPTNPAYRDELFAPVAVLVPFETDVQAGQMANDTEYGLSAVIISRNIGRAMAIGEQLRTGLLHINDQTINDDVVNPFGGSGTSGNGTSIGGIANWEEFTQWQWVTIKAELQPYSL